From Candidatus Edwardsbacteria bacterium RifOxyA12_full_54_48, a single genomic window includes:
- a CDS encoding branched chain amino acid aminotransferase, translated as MDIKKTLLSVDKLKPLFQDPLKLVFGRNFTDYMFTMEHTVDKGWHNAEIKPYQPLLLDPAANVLHYSQEVFEGQKAYKSPKDEILLFRPQENARRINHSLKRMCMPEIPEEIFLQAEGELLRLEERWIPKAVGASLYIRPAVIGTEAALGVKPADRYLFFIILSPVGPYFQEGFNPVGLWVSDSYTRAAQGGTGEAKTGGNYAGTLLASKIAKDKGCSQVLWLDAVEHKYIEEVGAMNIFFVIDNKLVTPKLSGSILQGITRKSVLQIAEDLGIVPEERQIPIDELMDGINSKKVTEAFGAGTAAVISPVGRINYKDKEYVISQETGPWAKKIFDTMTGIQYGEKEDKYGWVYRVK; from the coding sequence ATGGATATCAAAAAGACGCTGTTATCGGTAGATAAGCTGAAACCCTTATTTCAAGATCCTCTAAAACTGGTTTTCGGAAGAAATTTCACCGATTACATGTTCACCATGGAACATACTGTTGATAAGGGCTGGCACAATGCCGAGATAAAACCCTATCAGCCCTTGCTGCTTGATCCCGCCGCCAATGTTCTTCACTATAGCCAGGAGGTTTTCGAAGGACAAAAGGCCTATAAGTCCCCCAAGGATGAGATTCTATTGTTTCGACCACAGGAAAACGCCCGGCGCATTAACCACTCCCTTAAAAGAATGTGCATGCCGGAAATCCCAGAGGAGATTTTTCTGCAGGCCGAAGGCGAGCTGCTCAGGCTTGAGGAACGGTGGATCCCCAAGGCCGTGGGGGCCTCTTTATATATCCGCCCGGCTGTCATCGGCACCGAGGCCGCTTTGGGGGTGAAGCCCGCCGACCGGTATCTTTTCTTCATCATCCTTTCTCCGGTGGGGCCATATTTTCAGGAGGGTTTCAACCCGGTGGGGCTGTGGGTCAGCGACAGCTACACCAGGGCAGCCCAGGGGGGTACCGGCGAGGCCAAGACCGGCGGGAATTATGCCGGCACCCTGCTGGCTTCCAAAATTGCCAAGGACAAGGGTTGCAGCCAGGTACTGTGGCTGGACGCTGTGGAGCACAAATATATCGAAGAAGTGGGGGCCATGAATATTTTTTTCGTAATCGACAACAAGCTGGTAACTCCAAAACTCTCCGGAAGCATCCTGCAGGGCATCACCCGCAAATCGGTGCTTCAGATAGCTGAAGACCTGGGGATCGTTCCCGAGGAAAGGCAGATCCCGATCGATGAGCTGATGGATGGCATCAATAGTAAAAAAGTCACCGAGGCTTTTGGCGCCGGCACCGCGGCGGTGATAAGCCCGGTGGGCAGGATCAATTATAAAGACAAGGAATATGTCATCTCACAAGAGACAGGGCCGTGGGCAAAAAAAATCTTCGATACCATGACCGGAATACAATATGGAGAGAAAGAGGATAAATACGGTTGGGTTTACAGGGTAAAGTAA